Proteins co-encoded in one Opitutus terrae PB90-1 genomic window:
- a CDS encoding TlpA family protein disulfide reductase, whose translation MSSPRRIPYGRLVLFALGALGAIFVINRLGARGSASAANSVPADQRSAAPAFSVTTLDGTPWSLESQCGKVVLVNFFATWCPPCRAEMPDLVKIAQDYRPKGVETIGLSLDEGGADVVQPFLKRYRVDFPVGLPEPGSAITAGITGIPVTLILDKSGRVARHYVGMISEEQVRGDLDALLAE comes from the coding sequence ATGTCCTCTCCCCGTCGCATTCCTTACGGCCGCCTCGTCCTGTTCGCGCTCGGCGCGCTGGGCGCCATCTTCGTGATCAACCGGCTCGGCGCGCGCGGTAGCGCCTCAGCCGCGAACTCCGTGCCGGCAGACCAGCGCTCGGCCGCCCCGGCGTTTTCCGTCACCACGTTGGACGGCACCCCGTGGTCGCTCGAGTCACAGTGCGGAAAGGTGGTGCTGGTGAATTTCTTCGCGACTTGGTGCCCTCCCTGTCGCGCTGAGATGCCCGATTTGGTGAAGATCGCACAGGACTACCGCCCGAAAGGCGTCGAGACGATCGGCCTCTCGCTCGACGAAGGCGGTGCCGACGTGGTGCAGCCGTTCCTCAAGCGCTATCGCGTCGACTTTCCTGTTGGATTGCCGGAACCCGGCAGTGCGATCACCGCCGGGATCACGGGCATTCCGGTGACGCTCATTCTCGACAAATCCGGCCGCGTCGCGCGGCACTACGTCGGCATGATCTCCGAGGAGCAGGTGCGCGGCGATCTCGACGCCTTGCTCGCGGAATAA
- a CDS encoding YeiH family protein — protein MSFDFRTVCGTTPERPAHRLASLLLPLGAVASLLPWTPAWAALLAGTALALALGNPCTRATTRASKWLLQLAVIGLGAGVNLAIVARVGLQGLGYTLIGLLATFALAAWLARRLGVETKIATLIGAGTGICGGSAIAAVAPAIDASLAETSAALATVFLLNGAALIVFPVVGTWVGLDAHTFGLWCALAIHDTSSVTGAAMTHGAEALATATTVKLARALWIVPVALVLGLWFAPRGDHTSERRSVQIPWFIAGFIGLSALFTAMPHWHAAARGITTLSRSLLTLTLFFIGAGLDRNAVRTVGARPFVHGLLLWLLIASATLAALVAGWIK, from the coding sequence ATGAGCTTCGATTTTCGCACGGTCTGCGGCACCACTCCGGAACGTCCGGCGCATCGGCTCGCCAGTCTGCTGCTTCCGCTGGGGGCCGTGGCCTCTCTGCTGCCGTGGACGCCCGCCTGGGCCGCGTTGCTCGCCGGCACTGCGCTCGCGTTGGCGCTCGGCAACCCGTGCACCCGGGCCACCACGCGCGCCTCGAAATGGCTCCTCCAACTCGCTGTCATCGGACTCGGCGCCGGCGTCAACCTCGCGATCGTCGCTCGCGTGGGGCTGCAGGGACTCGGCTATACGCTGATCGGATTGCTCGCCACGTTCGCACTCGCCGCATGGCTCGCGCGCCGGCTCGGCGTGGAGACGAAGATCGCCACGCTGATCGGCGCCGGCACGGGGATTTGCGGAGGCAGCGCGATCGCCGCCGTGGCGCCCGCCATCGACGCCTCCCTCGCCGAAACGTCCGCCGCGCTCGCCACCGTTTTCCTGCTCAATGGCGCCGCCCTGATCGTGTTCCCCGTCGTCGGGACCTGGGTGGGACTCGACGCGCACACGTTCGGGCTCTGGTGCGCGCTGGCGATCCACGATACGAGTTCGGTCACCGGCGCGGCCATGACTCACGGCGCCGAGGCGCTCGCGACCGCGACGACGGTCAAGCTCGCCCGCGCGCTTTGGATTGTGCCGGTCGCGCTGGTCCTCGGCCTGTGGTTTGCGCCGCGCGGTGACCACACGAGCGAGCGCCGGAGCGTGCAGATTCCCTGGTTCATCGCCGGATTCATCGGGCTTTCCGCGCTGTTCACGGCGATGCCGCACTGGCACGCCGCCGCCCGCGGCATCACGACCCTGTCGCGCTCCCTGCTTACGCTGACGCTCTTCTTCATCGGTGCGGGGCTCGACCGGAACGCCGTCCGCACCGTAGGCGCCCGGCCGTTTGTGCACGGGCTGCTGCTCTGGCTTCTGATCGCCTCGGCGACGCTCGCCGCGCTGGTCGCCGGCTGGATCAAGTAG